The proteins below are encoded in one region of Lasioglossum baleicum unplaced genomic scaffold, iyLasBale1 scaffold0023, whole genome shotgun sequence:
- the LOC143219327 gene encoding uncharacterized protein LOC143219327 codes for MFEDILSISEAPIFDNRITKIELHTYNPYANTTFENNDEIRIPIQQQDLYTLPCRSFLYVEGKLSLPGKLELPAGSTIESAALDNNAVAFMFEEIRYELNGVEIDRSRNPGTTTTLKNYVSLSTTRSSALSNAGWTHNTEAQRKTATTTAAINFNFCIPMSMLLGFCEDYKRVVINARHELILIRSRTNTNALYSSSENAKPVLDLYKIQWRMPHVTLDEINKLSMLRILGNDKPIDMSFRSWELYEYPLLQATTKHTWAIKTAPQMEKPRYVIFALQTARKNNLTKTATHFDHCALANIRLYLNSETYPYDDLNVDFEKDKYALLYDMYTKFQESYYGNGEALLNVIDFLKYGPFIVLDCSRQNEALKNATIDVRIEFECRANIAPSTTAYCLMIHDCIVEYNPLTNIVRKII; via the coding sequence ATGTTCGAGGACATTTTGAGCATCTCCGAAGCGCCGATCTTCGACAATCGAATAACGAagatcgagctgcacacatacaatCCATATGCCAACACAACGTTTGAAAACAACGATGAGATACGCATACCAATTCAACAGCAAGACTTGTACACGCTCCCGTGCAGAAGCTTCCTATACGTCGAGGGAAAACTTAGTTTGCCTGGGAAACTTGAATTACCAGCGGGATCAACAATCGAATCGGCGGCTCTCGATAACAATGCCGTTGCGTTTATGTTCGAGGAAATACGCTACGAATTGAACGGCGTTGAAATCGATCGGTCCAGAAATCCTGGTACTACAACGACTCTGAAGAACTACGTGAGCCTGTCCACGACGAGAAGCAGCGCGTTATCCAACGCGGGCTGGACGCATAACACCGAGGCGCAGAGGAAAACCGCGACAACCACAGCGGCGATAAACTTCAACTTTTGCATACCTATGAGCATGTTATTGGGCTTCTGCGAAGACTACAAACGCGTTGTAATAAACGCCCGCCACGAATTGATTTTAATTCGCTCGCGTACCAACACAAACGCGTTGTACAGTTCTTCCGAAAATGCGAAACCCGTTCTGGatctatacaaaattcaatggcgaatgccACACGTCACGTTGGATGAAATAAATAAGCTGTCGATGTTACGTATTCTGGGCAACGACAAGCCGATCGATATGAGCTTTCGATCATGGGAACTGTACGAGTATCCTCTGCTCCAGGCGACTACGAAGCACACATGGGCCATAAAAACAGCTCCGCAAATGGAAAAACCGCGATACGTGATATTCGCTTTACAAACCGCGCGAAAGAATAATTTAACGAAAACAGCTACGCATTTCGATCATTGCGCATTAGCCAATATTCGGCTCTACTTGAATTCGGAAACCTATCCGTACGATGATCTAAATGTTGATTTCGAAAAAGACAAATACGCGCTGCTCTacgatatgtatacaaaattccaagaatcatactatGGAAACGGCGAGGCGCTACTCAACGTCATAGATTTCCTGAAATACGGTCCATTCAtcgttctcgattgttctcGGCAAAACGAAGCGCTGAAAAATGCCACGATCGACGTGCGAATCGAATTCGAATGTCGAGCCAACATTGCCCCCTCGACAACCGCATACTGCTTGATGATACACGACTGCATCGTGGAGTACAATCCATTGACGAACATTgtgcgaaaaattatttaa
- the LOC143219328 gene encoding uncharacterized protein LOC143219328, with amino-acid sequence MENVRNHVNVKLLSRWDGRYGVEQLIARPNFHSCTVFSEDFVAIQLNKLLLKFHKPIYIGMSVLDISKTHLYSFHYEYMYPNFQQNCKILYTDTDSLIYEIACDDVYETMKRDIHRYDTSNYVENNAYGVPIANKKMLGLMKDENGGKIMTEFVGLRAKMYATRVRDDDDTCRETKKIKGIRTNATARDISFEDYVECLHNHTEKSINNKRIMSVQHRVYSIAEMKLALSPYDDKRYICDNLVTTLPWGHYNIVSLP; translated from the coding sequence atggagaacgttcgaaatcaCGTGAACGTGAAATTGCTTTCCCGATGGGACGGTCGATACGGTGTCGAGCAATTGATAGCcagaccaaattttcacagtTGTACCGTGTTTTCGGAGGATTTCGTCGCGATACAGCTAAACAAGCTGTTACTCAAATTCCACAAACCCATCTACATAGGCATGTCCGTATTGGATATATCAAAAACTCATTTGTACAGCTTTCATTACGAGTACATGTATCCCAATTTCCAACAAAATTGCAAGATTTTGTACACGGACACGGACAGTCTGATATACGAGATCGCTTGCGACGATGTGTATGAGACGATGAAACGTGATATCCATCGATACGATACAAGTAATTATGTCGAGAACAACGCGTACGGCGTTCCGATCGCGAACAAAAAGATGCTGGGATTAATGAAGGATGAGAACGGGGGCAAAATTATGACTGAGTTCGTGGGGCTTCGCGCGAAAATGTATGCTACTCGCGTGCGCGACGACGATGATACCTGCCGCGAAACGAAAAAAATCAAAGGCATTAGGACAAACGCCACAGCCAGAGATATAAGTTTTGAAGACTATGTCGAGTGTCTTCATAATCATACGGAAAAGAGCATTAACAATAAACGTATAATGTCGGTACAGCATCGAGTGTATTCCATAGCTGAAATGAAATTAGCGTTAAGTCCGTACGACGATAAACGGTATATCTGTGATAATTTGGTCACTACACTTCCTTGGGGACATTACAATATCGTTTCATTGCCATAA